In Thermostichus vulcanus str. 'Rupite', the sequence CTATGGCAAGAACTGGATGTACCGGTGTTGCAGGTGATCTTAAGTGGTGGATCCCGGCCCAGTTGGCAAGCCTCCCCCCAGGGGCTGGGGGCGCGAGACTTGGCTATGAATGTAGCCCTACCGGAGGTGGATGGGCGAGTTATCAGCCGGGCGGTTTCTTTCAAGACGGTGCGGCAAGCGGATCCCTGGCTACAAACGGAGGTGATGGCCTATGAGGCTGTGCCGGATCGGGTGGAGTTTGTCGCAGAGTCGGCGGCCCGCTGGGTGAAGTTACGGCGTACTCCCATTCCAGAGCGGCGGCTGGCCTTGATCTTGGCCAATTACCCCAATCGGGATGGGCGGCTGGCCAATGGCGTCGGCTTGGATACTCCCGCCAGCTGTGTCCAGATTCTCCAGGCCCTTCAGGCAGCCGGCTACGGGATCCCCCATCTCCCCCAAAGTGGGGATGAACTGATCAGCTGGCTCACCCAGAGCTACACCTACGATCCCCTCGGATCCCTGCGACCGGCCCAGCAATTTCTTTCTGCCCAGATTTATCAAGAGTGGTTCCGGCAACTGCCGGACGGGATCCAAGCCCAGCTCATCCAGCAATGGGGGGAGCCGTCCCCTGAGGATATTCCGGTTGTCGGTTTACCGTTGGGACAGGTGTTTATCGGCATCCAACCGCCACGGGGGTATGACCGGGATCCGGCCTTGAATTACCATGCTCCCGATTTGGTGCCTCCCCATGAGTACTTGGCTTTTTACCTGTGGCTACGGCAGGTATTTGGAGCACAGGCCATCGTGCATGTGGGCAAGCACGGCAACCTGGAATGGCTACCGGGCAAGGGATCCGCTCTGTCTGCCGAGTGTTACCCAGAGATTGCCTTGGGGCCAATGCCTCACTTTTACCCGTTTATTGTCAATGATCCGGGGGAGGGATCCCAAGCCAAGCGGCGTGCCCAAGCAGTGATCATTGACCATCTCACGCCACCCCTCACCCGCGCCGAGTTGTATGGCCCCTTGGCGGAATTGGAGCGGCTAATGGATGAATATGTGCAAGCGGAACAATTGGATCCCAAACGTTGCCCTCTGATTCGTGCCCAAATCCAGGAATTAGCCCAGACCGAACATTTACATGAGCAGTTCAATCTGGAAACAGAGGAAGATCTGAATCGGTTGGATGGCTATCTGTGTGAGCTGAAAGAATCCCAGATTCGGGATGGGTTACATATTTTGGGCCGGATCCCAACAGGAGATCAACTGATCGATTTGCTAGTGGCTTTGGCGCGCTACCCCGGCAACGGTCAACTGGGTCTGACTCAA encodes:
- the cobN gene encoding cobaltochelatase subunit CobN, with product MHRIAAIPGGWDPSQAGVIFLEQDPAPVVVLTAADTDLGALAGAMQLLPEGFPAVRAANLLQLQQPLSIDDYAETVLRQARLILIRLLGGRAYWSYGLEVVKQVAAEQGSHLIVIPGDDRPDWDLVSHSTVSLAVADRVWQYWLEGGSENVAACLTFLATELLGYPYPVRDPQVLPRLGIYRPSIPPVQDAAAPKVGILLYRAHVLAGNTEPVDQLAAALAQRGLQPLCLYTYGLQEPDLPQAIRDHFGGKIEVLLNTTSFSLARLDRDQPDVSLWQELDVPVLQVILSGGSRPSWQASPQGLGARDLAMNVALPEVDGRVISRAVSFKTVRQADPWLQTEVMAYEAVPDRVEFVAESAARWVKLRRTPIPERRLALILANYPNRDGRLANGVGLDTPASCVQILQALQAAGYGIPHLPQSGDELISWLTQSYTYDPLGSLRPAQQFLSAQIYQEWFRQLPDGIQAQLIQQWGEPSPEDIPVVGLPLGQVFIGIQPPRGYDRDPALNYHAPDLVPPHEYLAFYLWLRQVFGAQAIVHVGKHGNLEWLPGKGSALSAECYPEIALGPMPHFYPFIVNDPGEGSQAKRRAQAVIIDHLTPPLTRAELYGPLAELERLMDEYVQAEQLDPKRCPLIRAQIQELAQTEHLHEQFNLETEEDLNRLDGYLCELKESQIRDGLHILGRIPTGDQLIDLLVALARYPGNGQLGLTQAIAQDWGWEWDPLTANLTDPWGTHSTKPE